In one window of Deinococcus sonorensis KR-87 DNA:
- a CDS encoding LacI family DNA-binding transcriptional regulator has translation MKDRVSCPDGEKCQGTVFRMQRLMSDSQTGPAHPPARSVAVITDFVFHYYAARLLAGVKSVLQDHGVPMTVYIGGPLVVGEQGYAQSSAIYSLIRPERHRGALLFSLPLSLRQEPDELLDLVARLAPLPVVSVGRSLPGVVSVEVDNRTGMQALMDHLVGTCGYTHLAFVRGQRGNNDSAERERIFTQTLRRHGLAVDERSFIDGEFSMLRAQEATLAYLESGVSPELQVLVCANDDMAEGVMRGVRAAGKRIPEDIAVVGFDDMELARTTLPPDHRASAGVPGRAAGGPEAAVAASGPLR, from the coding sequence ATGAAGGACCGCGTCTCGTGCCCTGATGGAGAAAAGTGTCAGGGCACGGTTTTTAGGATGCAGAGGTTGATGAGTGATTCCCAGACCGGTCCAGCCCACCCGCCCGCGCGCAGTGTTGCGGTCATCACCGACTTTGTCTTTCATTACTACGCCGCCCGGCTGCTCGCGGGGGTGAAGTCGGTCCTGCAGGACCATGGCGTGCCCATGACTGTCTACATCGGGGGCCCCCTGGTGGTGGGCGAGCAGGGCTATGCGCAGTCCAGCGCCATCTATTCACTGATTCGTCCGGAACGTCACCGTGGCGCCCTGCTGTTCTCCCTGCCCCTGAGTCTGCGGCAGGAACCGGACGAACTGCTGGATCTGGTGGCCCGCCTCGCCCCGCTGCCGGTGGTCAGTGTCGGAAGGTCCCTGCCTGGTGTGGTGTCCGTGGAGGTCGACAACCGCACCGGGATGCAGGCCCTGATGGATCATCTGGTGGGAACCTGCGGGTACACGCATCTGGCGTTCGTTCGCGGTCAGCGGGGCAACAACGATTCCGCGGAGCGTGAGCGGATCTTCACGCAGACGCTGCGCCGTCATGGCCTCGCGGTGGACGAGCGGTCGTTCATCGACGGCGAATTCAGTATGTTGCGGGCCCAGGAGGCCACGCTCGCCTACCTGGAGAGCGGGGTCTCCCCGGAGCTCCAGGTGCTGGTGTGCGCCAATGACGACATGGCCGAGGGCGTGATGCGTGGGGTGCGCGCCGCTGGGAAGCGCATTCCTGAAGACATCGCGGTGGTGGGGTTCGATGACATGGAACTGGCGCGCACCACCCTTCCCCCTGACCACCGTGCGTCAGCCGGTGTTCCAGGAAGGGCAGCTGGCGGCCCGGAAGCTGCTGTCGCTGCTTCAGGGCCACTCCGCTGA
- a CDS encoding sensor histidine kinase, translating into MRQPVFQEGQLAARKLLSLLQGHSAEDLETLQSTLVVRESCGVEVRAPDRPVQAAATRREAPPAAHLSSPVREALEQAFRVSLLDEGNQDFLSLWRATVITAVHTEGGAGEWADFLNSLTERVRAELPDAPQERFGQLTLRATQMVLDGVHNLRVTLRSQEEQRSLRVARMFATRTSDDLFTAVGEYLDHLKVRRYILALYEPYSQAPAPSARVVLGQGTGVPVDRAPFPSSSLLPSSMASELQRGSVMVAPLYAGDLQFGYLLYDRPDALADEREGILRLYFDDETPLRMISHALLYQHERARTERHAAELEQQVHRRTEQLREANDHLQHSEGRFRSLVQNASDLIMVLDAHLRVLYVSPAVEVVFGHAAPAMLGQQVLDHLPADQHHGVREVVADLVSSGLGSNVRTEFQVLNAAREARWLEGRVTNLLTDPHVQGLVVNARDITEQIRTREALSVSQQQLMSSERLASLGRLTAGLAHEINTPLAATMNYLHVARGLVQEYQGSIGHAGVTDADHQEIASETLAALNEAGKTTARIGEFIRQMRGHTRDTVSGVGSFDPFKLASDTLTMVAHEARAAQVDLHLEFYPLPLRLRGEPGRFTQVLTNLVINAIHACEGRAGARRVDVRFLEQQGGVDLQVQDNGSGIAPEVIGHIFDAMFTTKEAGKGTGLGLAILHDIVHGHFGGTTEVQTEVGTGTVFTVRFPAREGAAQAG; encoded by the coding sequence GTGCGTCAGCCGGTGTTCCAGGAAGGGCAGCTGGCGGCCCGGAAGCTGCTGTCGCTGCTTCAGGGCCACTCCGCTGAGGATCTTGAGACGCTGCAGTCCACCCTGGTGGTCCGCGAGTCCTGCGGCGTCGAGGTGCGCGCCCCGGACCGGCCGGTCCAGGCGGCCGCCACCAGACGGGAGGCCCCGCCCGCAGCTCACCTGAGCTCACCGGTCCGGGAGGCCCTGGAACAGGCATTTCGCGTCTCGCTCCTGGACGAGGGCAATCAGGACTTTCTGTCGTTGTGGCGCGCCACCGTGATCACGGCCGTGCACACCGAGGGCGGCGCTGGCGAATGGGCTGACTTCCTGAATTCGTTGACCGAGCGGGTGCGCGCGGAACTGCCGGACGCGCCGCAGGAACGCTTCGGTCAGCTCACGCTGCGGGCCACCCAGATGGTGCTGGATGGCGTGCACAACCTGCGCGTCACCCTGCGCTCGCAGGAGGAGCAGCGCAGCCTGCGGGTCGCCCGGATGTTCGCCACACGCACCAGCGACGACCTGTTCACCGCCGTGGGCGAGTACCTGGACCACCTGAAGGTCAGGCGCTACATCCTGGCGCTGTACGAGCCGTACAGCCAGGCGCCCGCGCCATCCGCGCGGGTGGTGCTGGGCCAGGGCACAGGCGTCCCGGTGGACCGCGCCCCGTTTCCCTCCTCCAGCCTGCTGCCCAGCAGCATGGCCAGCGAGCTGCAGCGCGGCAGCGTGATGGTCGCGCCGCTGTACGCCGGCGACCTGCAGTTCGGCTACCTGCTGTATGACCGTCCGGATGCGCTTGCCGACGAACGCGAGGGCATTCTGCGGCTGTACTTCGATGATGAGACCCCGCTGCGCATGATCAGCCACGCGCTGCTCTACCAGCATGAACGCGCGAGAACGGAACGGCACGCGGCGGAACTCGAGCAGCAGGTTCACCGCCGCACCGAGCAGCTGCGGGAGGCGAATGACCACCTGCAGCACAGCGAGGGACGCTTCCGCTCCCTGGTGCAGAATGCGTCGGACCTGATCATGGTGCTGGACGCGCACTTGCGGGTGCTGTACGTCAGCCCCGCCGTCGAAGTGGTGTTCGGACACGCGGCCCCGGCGATGCTCGGGCAGCAGGTGCTGGACCACCTGCCGGCAGACCAGCATCACGGCGTCCGTGAGGTGGTGGCGGACCTGGTCTCCAGTGGCCTGGGCAGCAACGTGCGCACCGAGTTCCAGGTTCTGAACGCGGCCCGCGAGGCGCGCTGGCTGGAGGGACGGGTGACCAACCTGCTGACCGACCCGCATGTGCAGGGCCTGGTGGTGAACGCACGCGACATCACCGAGCAGATCCGCACCCGTGAGGCGCTGAGTGTCAGCCAGCAGCAGCTGATGTCCAGTGAACGCCTGGCCAGTCTGGGCCGCCTGACGGCCGGCCTGGCGCACGAGATCAACACGCCGCTGGCCGCCACCATGAACTACCTGCACGTCGCCCGCGGGCTGGTGCAGGAGTACCAGGGCTCCATCGGTCACGCCGGGGTCACCGACGCGGATCACCAGGAGATCGCCAGCGAGACCCTCGCGGCCCTGAACGAGGCCGGCAAGACCACCGCACGCATCGGGGAGTTCATCCGCCAGATGCGTGGCCATACCCGCGATACCGTCAGTGGCGTGGGCTCGTTTGACCCGTTCAAGCTCGCCTCGGATACCCTCACCATGGTGGCGCACGAGGCGCGCGCCGCACAGGTGGACCTGCACCTGGAGTTCTACCCGCTGCCGCTGCGGCTGCGGGGCGAACCGGGACGCTTCACGCAGGTGCTGACCAACCTGGTGATCAACGCCATTCACGCCTGCGAGGGACGCGCCGGGGCCCGGCGGGTGGACGTGCGCTTCCTGGAGCAGCAGGGAGGTGTGGACCTGCAGGTGCAGGACAACGGCAGCGGCATCGCCCCGGAGGTGATCGGGCACATCTTCGACGCCATGTTTACCACCAAAGAAGCCGGCAAGGGCACGGGGCTGGGGCTGGCCATTCTGCATGACATCGTCCACGGGCATTTCGGCGGCACCACCGAGGTTCAGACCGAGGTGGGGACCGGCACCGTCTTCACCGTGAGGTTTCCAGCGCGTGAAGGAGCGGCACAGGCTGGGTGA
- a CDS encoding helix-turn-helix domain-containing protein codes for MTASFPPPFQVSTAAQAQALLDFTSGVRLLEQFMDPATPSQAARALAEPANRVTSHVRKLTAAGLLRVARRHGTRVHDQVAAHTFHVPRVLVPLS; via the coding sequence ATGACCGCGTCTTTTCCCCCGCCGTTTCAGGTGAGCACAGCCGCTCAAGCCCAGGCGCTGCTGGACTTCACCTCCGGGGTCCGCCTGCTCGAGCAGTTTATGGACCCCGCCACGCCCAGCCAGGCCGCCCGCGCGCTGGCCGAACCCGCCAACCGCGTCACCTCCCACGTGCGCAAGCTCACCGCGGCCGGCCTCCTGCGCGTCGCCCGGCGGCACGGAACGCGCGTCCACGACCAGGTGGCGGCCCATACCTTTCACGTGCCGCGCGTGCTGGTGCCGCTGTCCTAA
- a CDS encoding aminopeptidase codes for MPLTFEDRLDRYAALLVHIGVNLQPGQRLLLSIDLECAPLARRITRHAYAAGAPLVNVIWNDAATTRIRFQQAAPETLATFPAWRADLWRDTAERGDAFLHVTSDDPALLTDIDPDRIDRERRGRQGPLQPFTERMRSNAFAWCRAAAPSAAWAARVFPDLPVDAALARLWNDVFTANRVDAPDPLRAWQDHLADLARRADTLNARRYRAVHFRGPGTDLEVGLADTHLWVGGASPTPSGVLFAGNLPTEEVFTAPHRARVRGTVRATTPLSLSGTVVENIKLRFEDGRIVDARASRGEEALQRALNTDDGARFLGEIALVSTRSPVAATGTLFLDSLYDENVACHLAFGFSFSENFERGRDLSPGDIAALGGNDSLTHVDVMFGSPEVDVDGITDRGAREPLMRGGDWVR; via the coding sequence GGAATGCGCCCCGCTGGCCCGGCGCATCACCCGCCACGCGTACGCCGCGGGCGCGCCGCTGGTGAATGTCATCTGGAACGACGCGGCCACCACCCGCATCCGGTTCCAGCAGGCCGCGCCCGAGACGCTCGCCACCTTCCCAGCGTGGCGCGCGGACCTGTGGCGGGACACCGCCGAGCGGGGGGACGCGTTCCTGCACGTGACGTCCGACGACCCGGCCCTGCTGACGGACATCGACCCGGACCGGATCGACCGGGAGCGCCGGGGCCGCCAGGGTCCGCTGCAGCCGTTCACCGAACGGATGCGCAGCAACGCGTTCGCGTGGTGCCGCGCGGCCGCCCCCAGCGCCGCCTGGGCGGCCCGCGTCTTCCCGGACCTGCCGGTCGACGCGGCCCTCGCGCGGCTGTGGAACGACGTGTTCACGGCCAACCGGGTGGACGCGCCGGATCCGCTGCGGGCGTGGCAGGACCACCTGGCGGACCTGGCGCGCCGCGCCGACACGCTGAACGCGCGCCGCTACCGGGCCGTGCACTTTCGCGGGCCCGGCACGGACCTGGAGGTTGGCCTGGCCGACACCCACCTGTGGGTCGGCGGCGCCTCCCCCACGCCGTCCGGCGTGCTGTTCGCCGGCAACCTACCGACCGAGGAGGTCTTCACCGCGCCCCACCGCGCGCGGGTGCGCGGGACGGTGCGTGCCACCACACCGCTGAGCCTGTCCGGCACGGTGGTTGAGAACATCAAACTGCGCTTCGAGGACGGCCGCATCGTGGACGCCCGGGCGTCGCGGGGCGAGGAGGCCCTGCAGCGGGCGCTCAACACCGATGACGGCGCGCGGTTCCTGGGGGAAATCGCCCTGGTCTCCACCCGGTCTCCCGTCGCGGCGACCGGCACCCTCTTCCTGGACAGCCTGTACGACGAGAACGTCGCGTGTCACCTGGCGTTCGGGTTCTCCTTCAGCGAGAACTTCGAGCGCGGCCGCGACCTGAGCCCGGGCGACATCGCCGCGCTCGGCGGCAACGACAGCCTGACGCACGTCGACGTGATGTTCGGCAGCCCGGAGGTGGACGTGGACGGCATCACCGACCGTGGGGCGCGTGAGCCGCTGATGCGCGGCGGGGACTGGGTCCGCTGA